In the Sandaracinus amylolyticus genome, TCTGCTCGAGCGCGACGCGGGTCGCAGGATCGAGGCGGGCACGTCGCGCGATCACGACCGGCCCTCGAGCGCCGCGCGCAGCTGCGCGATCTCCGCTTCGTCGAGCAGCGCGCCGGGATCGATCAGCAACGCCGCGCCGTCCGCGCCGAGCGTCACGCCCGCGATGCGCGAAGTCGGCAGCGCGGGCTCGATCACGACGTCGTCGGGCAGCGGACCGACGCCGCGCAGCTCGTCGACGATCAGGGCGAGCCGCGGCGTGCCCTCCACCACGACCATCGGATCCCAGCGCCGCGTCGGCGCGTCCGCCCCGAAGCGCTCCCGCAGATCGATCACCACCGCAGCCGCTCCGCGATGATCGATCACCCCGCGCACCCCGAGCGGCGCGCCCGGCAGCGGCACGAACGCGACGCGCGCGATCGTCTCGAGGACGCGCGCGGCGTGGATCCGCACCGCCCACCGTGCGACGCGGGCCTCGAGCACGACGCTCGACCCGAACGCGGTGGTTGCTCCCTGCATGCTCGTCCCACGAGCCAGCGCGGGACCGTGCGGCACCTAGCCCCGCTTCGGTGGCCTCCAACCCCCAGGACGCACGTTCAGGGCGCCGGCAGCCAGCGCTCGCGCACGTACCACTCGAGCGTCTCGCGCAGCCCGTCGCGCGCATCGGGCCAGCGCGGCGACCACCCGAGCCCGCGCAGCGCGCTCGTGTCGTAGACGTGATCCGCGCGCCAGTAGTCGTAGGCGTCGACGTCGATGCGCGGCGTCAGCGCGCGCGCCAGCCCGCGCTCCGCCACCAGCGCGTCCCAGCGACGCGCCAGCGACGCATTGGTGCGCGCGAGCCGCGCGCTCGCGAGCCGCGCCGCGATCTGCATCGCCCGCGCACGAAGCGGCGTCACCCGCAGCGGCGCGTTCTCGGGCAGCGCGTAGAAGCGCTCGATCCCACGCGCGACGTCGCTCCACGTGACCGGCGTCGCGTCGGCGACGTGGAACGCGCGACCGATCACGTCCTCGTCGCGCGTCGCGCGATCGTCGCAGAGCAGCGCGCACGCCGACGCGACGTCCTCCACGTGCACGTGGGTCATGCGCGTCTCGCTCCGCACCGAGCGATGCCCGCGCCCGCTCGCCGCCGCGAGCGCGATCGTCGACGCCATCGCGGCGAGCCCGTAGCGCCCGTGCGGTCCGTAGATGCCGCTCGGCCGCGCGATCACGAGCGGCAGCCCCGACGCGCGCGCGATCGCGCGCACCGCGCCCTCCCCCTCCTGCTTGCTGCGCTCGTACGCGCGCTCCGGACGCTGCGGCGCATCCTCCCGCACCGGCGCGGCGCGCGGTCGCCCGTACACCGTCACGCTCGAGACGTGCACGAGCCGGCGCACCCGCGCGATCGCCGCGGCCTCCGCGACACGACGCGCGACGTCGACGTTCGCGCGCCACAGCGCGTCCTTCTGCGCCGCGAGATCGAAGAGCCCCGCGACGTGCACCACGTGCGTCGCGCCCTCGAAGAGCGGCTCGAGCGCATCGCGCGCGAGGTCCGCGCTCACGCACTCGTCGGCGTCGGGCAGCGCGACCCCGGGACGATCGGTCGCGCGCACCCGCATCCCTCGCGCGCGCAGCGCGTCGACCACGTGCCGCCCGAGGAACCCGCCCGCGCCGTCGACCAGCACGAGCGGCGTCACGGCACGACTCGCTTCGGCGGGTGCATCGTGATCGCGAAGTCGACCAGCGCCGCACCCGCACCGCGGATGCGCGTCGCGCCGCGCCACCCCGACCACCCGTCGAGCCCGCGCGCCTCGCGCACTCGGAGATGCGCCGATCGCACCGTCGCGCGCCCGCTCCCTCGGAAGCGCACCAGCGCGTCGCCCGCGTCCTGCACCGTCGCGACGTCGCTCGGGGCGCGCATCGCCGGCCCCCGCAGCGCGACGTCGAGCACCAACCGCGCGCCGTCCTCGGTCTCCACGCGCGCCTCGCGCTCGCCCCACTCGAAGCGCGCGATCTGCTTCGGCAGCGCCCAGAGCTCGCGCCCGCCGCGCAACGACGCCTCGGAGTCGACGTACATCTTCTCGACGAAGTAGCCGCTCGCCGCGCCCCTCGCGCGCACGAAGCACGGCATCCACACGAGCTCGCAGTACGTCAGCGGCGAGGGCGCGACGTACTCGACCAGCCCGAGCAGCCCGATCGCGCGCCCACCGACGAGCCGAGGCGCGAACCCCTCGGGCAGCCGCAGCGAGCTCGCACGCACGAGGAAGGGCTGGAAGATCGCCCGACCGTGGGTGTGCCACGGCGCGTCCGGATAACGCGGCTCCATGCGCGACATGTGTACCGAGAGAGCGCGCGCCCGGGAACCTCCACCCGGGCTCGGTTGTCGACGACGGCGTGAGCCGTCCTCGACCCAACCCACACCGAGCGTTCGATCCCCACCGCATCCTCGGCGTCCGCGACGACGCGACGCCCGACGAGATCCGTCGCGCGTTCCGCGCCGCCGCGCTGCGCCACCATCCCGATCGCAACCCCGGCGATCCCCACGCCGCGCGCCGCTTCCGCGACGCGCGCGCCGCGTACGAGACGCTGATGCGCATGCACGACGGCACGCCGCGCGAGCGCACCCGCGCCGACCGCCCGCTGCGCGTGCGTTGCGTGCTGGTCGGTGTCGATCTCGTCGGCATCATCCCCGAAGCGCTTCGCGAGCCGGGACGCTGGATCGCGCTCGAGCTGCTCGCGGCGCGCACCTGCCCCGCGTGCCTCGGCGAGGGCGGCGAGCACGTCGCGCGCAGCTTCTTCCGCACCGAGCGCGTCGAGTGCGGCGCGTGTGACGGAGTCGGCCTGGTGCGCGTCGAGCGACGACTGCGAGTGCGGGTGCCGGTCGTGCCCGCGCGGGCGCTGCGGCTCCGCGGACGCGGGGTCGCGATCGGCGCCCACCGCGGCGACGCGATCCTCGAGATCGCGTGATCGGCGCGTCCAGATCCCGGACGCGCCGCGTGCAGAAGAGCCCGATCGCGCTCCATCCGTACCGCGCAACACCATAGAACTATTCATCAATTCGCATCCACAACGTCCCTCGGCGATGGCCGCGCGCTTGCTCTTCGCGCCGTCATGCGCCGTCTCGTCCTGCTCACGCTCCTGCTCGCGGCCTGCGGCCGCACCGCCGACACGCCGTCCGAGGCCCACGCGTCGCTCGACGAGACCGCGCTCGATCCGCTCGTGCCCGGACCGACCGTGCCGCCCTCGCCGATCGACACGCTCTCGCCCGACTCGCAGGCCGCGCTCGAGCAGGCGCCGTTCGCGATGCTGCTCCTGCCCGCCGAGTACACGCGCGGCACGATCATCACGAGCGGCGAGCGCTGGGCCGCGCTCTCGTACCGCGACGACGCGCTCACCATCTCGCTCCACGCGACGAACCTCGCGCATCCGGTCGTCTCCGACGACGAGGTCGTCACCGCACCGCCGCCCGACGAGAGCGTGCGCGGCGAGCCCGCGCGCGTGACGCTCAACGAGCAGATCCGCAGCGTCGCGTGGACCGATGGCGAGATCGCGTTCGCGCTCGAGGTCGAGTGCGCGTCGCCCGAGGACGACACGCGCTGCACCGAGCGCGACTTCGTGCTCTCGCTCGCCGATCGCCTCGTGCCCGCGGGAGGTGCGCGATGAGGATGCTCGTGGCGCTCGCGCTCGTGCTCGCGCTCGCTCCGTCGATCGCGCGCGCGCAGTTCACGTACCGCCCACCGGGCGAGCTCGTCTCGGGCAGCGGTCGTGGTCGCGTCGACGAGCGCGTCTACGCGCCGGGGATCCGCTTCCCGGTGCGCGACGCGCCGGCGTTCCTGAACTCGCAGGTGTGGGGCGTCGGCGGCAACGAGGGCCCGAGCGGCTCGCAGTGCGACGCGCGGAACTTCTCGTACCCGTGGCGCGACAACTACTGCGAGTCGCGCTCGTGGGACATGCCGCTCTGCCCCGCGGGACAGGGCCATCAGGGCCAGGACATCCGCGCCTCGAGCTGCATGAACAACGTGCATCCCGTCGTCGCGGTGGTGGACGGGACGATCACCAACATCGGCTCGTACTCGGTCTATCTCACGGCCGCGGACGGCACGCGCTTCGACTACCTGCACATGGGCTCGGTGCGGGTGAGCGTCGGTCAGCGCGTCACCCGCGGCACCGTCGTCGGCAACGTGTCGAACGCGTTCGGCGGCACGCCGACCACGGTCCATCTCCACTTCAACATCCGCCAGAACGTGAGCGGCGTCGGCAGCGTCTACGTGCCGACGTACATGTCGCTCGTGCGCTCGTACGAAGCGCTGATCGGCCCGAGCACGCCGCGCTTCCGCGCCGAGTACGTGAGCCAGTCGTTCCCGCTGGCGCGCGATCCCTTCGAGCTCGCGCCGGGCGAGGAGCGCGCGGGGCACATCGAGCTGCGCAACGCGGGCACCGAGACCTGGCGTCCCGGCCAGACGTTCCTCGGCACCACCGAGCCGCGCGATCGCGCGAGCCCGATCGCGGGCCCCGACTGGATCGCGCCCAACCGCGCCGCGACCGTCGATCGCGAGGTCGCGCCCGGCGCGACGGGCCGCTTCGCGTTCACGGTGCGCGCGCCCGCGAGCCCCGGCGACTACCCGCAGTACTTCAACCTCGTGCAGGAAGGCGTCGCGTGGTTCTCGGACTCGGGAGGCCCGGTCGACGCGCAGCTGCAGGTCCGCGTGACCGTGGTGCCCCCGCCCGACGCCGACGGGGACGGCTCGACGCGCGACCTCGACTGCGACGACGCCGACGCGCGCATCTTCCCCGGCGCCGACGAGACGTGCGGTGACGCGATCGATCAGGACTGCGACGGATCCGATCTCGAGTGCGTGCCCGACGCCGATGGCGGCACACCGATCCCCGACGCGGGCACCACGCCGAGCGATCGCGACGCCGGCACGGCGACGCCGATGGCGGAGCCGCGGCTCTCGGGCGGCTGCGGCTGCGTCGTCGGTGGACGCACGCCTTCGCACGCGGGTGCCCTGGCAATCGCCGCGCTCGCGTCGATGATGCTCGTACGTCGTCGTCGTCGCTGACGCGCGCCGCCGGCTCGCGGCGCGCGCGCCGGTCTGATACGACGCGACGCGCCCTCGCATGGAGCTCTGGCAAGCACTCCTCCTCGGCATCGTCGAAGGCCTCACCGAGTACCTCCCGGTGAGCTCGACGGGGCATCTCCTCGTCACCCAACGCATCCTCGGCATCCCCGCGAGCGACGCGTCCAACGCGTACGCGATCGCGATCCAAGCGGGCGCGATCGTCGCGGTGCTCGGGCTCTACCGGAAGCGCGTCGGGCAGATGGCGCTCGGTGTCGTCGGACGCGATCCGATCGGCGCGAAGCTCGCGCTCTGCGTGATCGTCGCGTTCCTGCCCGCGGCCGTCGTCGGCTTCGCGCTCGACGATCTGATCGAGAGCGTCCTCTTCGGGCCATGGCCGATCGTCGTCGCGTGGATCGTCGGCGGCGGCGTGATCCTCTGGTTCTCTCGCGCGCGGCCGGGCAAGGAAGGACGCTCGATCGAGGAGCTCGGCTGGCGCGCCGCGCTCGCGATCGGCGCGGTGCAGTGCATCGCGATGTGGCCCGGCGTGAGCCGCAGCCTCGCGACGATCCTGGGCGGCGTCGCGGTCGGCCTCTCGCTCTCGGCGGCGGTCGAGTTCTCGTTCCTGCTCGGCCTCGTCACGCTCGGCGCAGCGACGGCGTACAAGTCGCTGCAGCACGGCGCGACGATGCTCGAAGCCTACGGCCCGATCCCGGTCGCGATCGGCTTCGTCGCCGCGTGGATCGCGGCGGTCGTGTCGGTGCGCTTCATGGTCGGCTGGCTCAACGAGCGCGGCCTCGGGATCTTCGCGTGGTGGCGCTTCGGCGCGGCCGCGATCGTCATCGCGATGATCGCGGCCGGCATGCTCTGATCACGATCGATCGCGCGCGAGGTGCTCGACGCGCACCAGCGCGCGATCGAGCTCGGTGCCGCGCAGGAACAGGCCGAGCGCCTTGCGCAGCGAGGGAATCGCGCGCGCGAGGTCGGGCCGGGTGAGCGCGACGGGATCGACACCACCGCGCACCAGCGCGCGGCGCACGACGTCGTCCGCGATCACGTGCGAGAGCCCGGTGGCCTTCACCACTTCGTCGACGAGGGCCATGGCTCACCTCCTCGTCGCCGCGCCGAACGCGCTGTTCGCGATGTCGCGCAGGTAGCCCGCGAAGAAGCCGGCGAGCCAGTCGAGCTCCGCGGTGTCGTCCGGGTGCGGGAGCCCGCGCGTCGCGAGCACCATCACGCGAGCGCACCACGCGGCGGTGCCGTGCACGATCGACTCGGGCGACGAGCCCTGCGCGACGAGCCCGGGGATCACCGTGTCGATGTAGAACTCGTACGCGTCGTCGCTGCGCGCCTCGGCGCGCTCGCGGAGCACGTGCAAGAAGCCGTCGACCATCTGCGCGAGGTCCTCGCGCGAGTACGCTGGCGCGCCTTGCAGCGGCTCGCGATCCACCGCGCGCGTCGCAGTGGCCACGAGCGCGTCGCGTGATGCCTCGAGCATCTCGACCACTCGGTTCGTCACGCCCGGCTCCCCCTGCGCGGAGACGAAACGTGATCGCACCGCGCGGGCGCCTACGTGGGGGCCCCGCGGGACGTCACAAGCTCCGCGATCGCGGCGTCCGCGCGCGCCGAGCCCGTGATGGTGGCGCTACGGCGACGCGGCGAGCTGCTCGGGCTGCTGCGCGAGGAACGCGCGATTGGGCCGCGGCTCGAACTTGTGATCGGGACAGATCTCGAAGAGTCGATCGGCGAGGATGATCCCGCGCACCGTCCCGCGGCTCGGCTGCCACCGGAACGGCTTGTCGCCGCGCACCTCGCGGATCTCCGCGTCGAAGAGCCCGTTGAGCTCGCGCCATCGCTCGGCGTCGGCGCGCGTCGCGAAGACGTACTCCTCGCAGGGCAGTGTGCGCTCTCGCCGCAGCACCACGAAGCCACGGAAGTCGAACGAGTCGACCAACCCGTCGCAGTGATCGCACGCGAACGTGAAGAAGAGCGCTCGCATCGCTCGCTGGCAGTTGGGACACCGCATCGCAGTCACACCTCGCGGCGTCGCCGAGCTCGACGTCAGCGGAGCTCCAGCACGTCTGCGCCGCACCCACTCATCTGAGCGCAACGCACGCGAAACCAAGAGATCCGCGCATCCCCCAGAAACGCGACGAGCGCACCGCGCGAGGACACGCGATGCGCTCGTTCGGAGCAGCGGGCGAGACGACGATCAGTCCGAGAACAGCTCGTCGATGTCGGCCTTGGTCAGGCCCTTCAGCGGCGTGCTCTCGGTCGTCAGCACGTTGCTCATCAGCTCGCGCTTCTTGTCGCTGAGCTGGAGGATCTTCTCCTCGACCGTGCCCTTCGCGATGAGGCGATACACGGTCACGACCTTCGTCTGACCGATGCGGTGCGCGCGATCCGTCGCCTGGTCCTCGACCGCCGGGTTCCACCACGGATCGAAGTGCACGACCGTGTCGGCGCCCGTGAGGTTCAGACCGGTGCCGCCCGCCTTGAGCGAGATGAGGAACGCGTCGACGTTCTCGTCCTTGTTGAAGTGATCGACACGGTCCTGTCGATCCTTCGTCGAGCCGTCGAGGTACTCGTAGCGGATGCCGTCCTGATCCGCCGCGCTCTTGATCAGCTGCAGCATCTCGACGAACTGCGAGAACACGAGCACGCGGTGCCCGCCCGCCTTCGCCTCCTGCAGGATCTCGCGGAGCGCCGAGAGCTTGCCGCTCGTCTCGTCGTTCCACTCGCCCTCGCGGGCGTTCATCTTCGTCAGGCGCGGATCGCACGCCGCCTGACGGAGGCGCGTGAGCGCCGCGAGGATCTGGATCTGCGCCTTGCCGACGCCCTGCTTCTCGACCTCGCTCATCACGCTCGCGCGGACCTGCGAGAGCATCTGCTTGTAGAGCTTGGCCTGATCGTCGGCGAGCGGGACGATCATCTCCTGCTCGATCTTCGCCGGCAGCTCCGGCGCGACCTCGCCCTTCGTGCGGCGCAGCACGAACGGATGGATGATCGCGCGCAGCTTCGCGACGGTGTCCTGATCGCCGCGCTCGACCGGTCGCGCGTACTTCTCCTCGAAGACCTTCAGCGAGCCGAGCAGGCCCGGCGAGACGAAGTCGATGATCGACCAGATCTCGCTCAAGCGGTTCTCGATCGGCGTGCCGGTCAGCGCGAGCCGGCGCTCGCTCTTGAGCTTCTTCGCTGCGCGCGCGGTCGCGCTCAGCGGGTTCTTGATGTGCTGCGCCTCGTCGAGGATGACGTAGCGGAAGTCGATCTCGTTGAGCAGCTCCTCGTCGCGACGAAGGAGCGCGTACGACGTGATCATCACGTCGGTGTCCTCGATCTCCTCGCGGAGCTCGTGACGATCCGGGCCCTGCCAGATCAGCGTCGAGAGCGAGGGCGCGAACTTCTCGATCTCGCGCGCCCAGTTGGGCACCACGCTCGTCGGCGCGACGACCAGCGTCGGCTTCTGCTGCTTGGTCTTGTTCTTCAGCCAGAGCAGCATCGCGATCGTCTGCAGGGTCTTACCGAGACCCATGTCGTCCGCGAGGATGCCGCCCGTGCCGAGGTTGTGATGGAAGACGAGCCAGCTGAAGCCGCGCTTCTGGTAGTCGCGGAACTGCTGGACCTTGAGGTTCCTCGGCTTCGCAATCTGCTCGATCTCGCCGATCTCCTCGAGCTTCCCGAGGATCTCCTTCGCCTGCGGCGAGACGCTGCTGTTGCCGACGAGGCGCAGCAGATCCTGGATGCGGCCCGCCTGGGAGAGCGGGACCTTCGCGCCGCTCGTGCCCGCGACGATCTCCGCCATGCGGTCGAGCACCTCGCGCACTTCCTCTGCCTTCACCGGCGCGAACGTGCCGTCGCTCAGCTTGACGAGGCGACGCCCCTTCTCGAGCGCATTGCGCAGCTCGTCCTCGTCGACCGCGACGCCGCCCGCGTTGAACGACATGTCGAGCGAGAGCCAGTCGACGCCGCTCGCGACGCGCACCTGCGCCGTGACGCTCGCGTCGCGCACCTTCACCGCGCGCAGGTCGTGCGGGATGAGCTTCTCCCAGCTCTCCGGCAGCGACGTGATGCCGCTCGTCC is a window encoding:
- a CDS encoding chemotaxis protein CheW, which encodes MQGATTAFGSSVVLEARVARWAVRIHAARVLETIARVAFVPLPGAPLGVRGVIDHRGAAAVVIDLRERFGADAPTRRWDPMVVVEGTPRLALIVDELRGVGPLPDDVVIEPALPTSRIAGVTLGADGAALLIDPGALLDEAEIAQLRAALEGRS
- a CDS encoding NAD-dependent epimerase/dehydratase family protein; the encoded protein is MTPLVLVDGAGGFLGRHVVDALRARGMRVRATDRPGVALPDADECVSADLARDALEPLFEGATHVVHVAGLFDLAAQKDALWRANVDVARRVAEAAAIARVRRLVHVSSVTVYGRPRAAPVREDAPQRPERAYERSKQEGEGAVRAIARASGLPLVIARPSGIYGPHGRYGLAAMASTIALAAASGRGHRSVRSETRMTHVHVEDVASACALLCDDRATRDEDVIGRAFHVADATPVTWSDVARGIERFYALPENAPLRVTPLRARAMQIAARLASARLARTNASLARRWDALVAERGLARALTPRIDVDAYDYWRADHVYDTSALRGLGWSPRWPDARDGLRETLEWYVRERWLPAP
- a CDS encoding acetoacetate decarboxylase family protein, producing MEPRYPDAPWHTHGRAIFQPFLVRASSLRLPEGFAPRLVGGRAIGLLGLVEYVAPSPLTYCELVWMPCFVRARGAASGYFVEKMYVDSEASLRGGRELWALPKQIARFEWGEREARVETEDGARLVLDVALRGPAMRAPSDVATVQDAGDALVRFRGSGRATVRSAHLRVREARGLDGWSGWRGATRIRGAGAALVDFAITMHPPKRVVP
- a CDS encoding DnaJ domain-containing protein, translating into MSRPRPNPHRAFDPHRILGVRDDATPDEIRRAFRAAALRHHPDRNPGDPHAARRFRDARAAYETLMRMHDGTPRERTRADRPLRVRCVLVGVDLVGIIPEALREPGRWIALELLAARTCPACLGEGGEHVARSFFRTERVECGACDGVGLVRVERRLRVRVPVVPARALRLRGRGVAIGAHRGDAILEIA
- a CDS encoding peptidoglycan DD-metalloendopeptidase family protein; translated protein: MRMLVALALVLALAPSIARAQFTYRPPGELVSGSGRGRVDERVYAPGIRFPVRDAPAFLNSQVWGVGGNEGPSGSQCDARNFSYPWRDNYCESRSWDMPLCPAGQGHQGQDIRASSCMNNVHPVVAVVDGTITNIGSYSVYLTAADGTRFDYLHMGSVRVSVGQRVTRGTVVGNVSNAFGGTPTTVHLHFNIRQNVSGVGSVYVPTYMSLVRSYEALIGPSTPRFRAEYVSQSFPLARDPFELAPGEERAGHIELRNAGTETWRPGQTFLGTTEPRDRASPIAGPDWIAPNRAATVDREVAPGATGRFAFTVRAPASPGDYPQYFNLVQEGVAWFSDSGGPVDAQLQVRVTVVPPPDADGDGSTRDLDCDDADARIFPGADETCGDAIDQDCDGSDLECVPDADGGTPIPDAGTTPSDRDAGTATPMAEPRLSGGCGCVVGGRTPSHAGALAIAALASMMLVRRRRR
- a CDS encoding undecaprenyl-diphosphate phosphatase, which translates into the protein MELWQALLLGIVEGLTEYLPVSSTGHLLVTQRILGIPASDASNAYAIAIQAGAIVAVLGLYRKRVGQMALGVVGRDPIGAKLALCVIVAFLPAAVVGFALDDLIESVLFGPWPIVVAWIVGGGVILWFSRARPGKEGRSIEELGWRAALAIGAVQCIAMWPGVSRSLATILGGVAVGLSLSAAVEFSFLLGLVTLGAATAYKSLQHGATMLEAYGPIPVAIGFVAAWIAAVVSVRFMVGWLNERGLGIFAWWRFGAAAIVIAMIAAGML
- a CDS encoding SNF2-related protein, giving the protein MTDTHPELDDLALDASEGDGDEGYDDGPEGALDEGADDRSHRARRHADADADGDAEEGDDEDDGEDDDDEAPARVPDPSRVAQHVSRFSDRAIQRVVGGNAFLRGRQYARRGDVKELSTQDGEAHARIHVKQDTYEPRLVLGEDNAFTSSCTCAGFRGPTQHCKHVAALLVALRDRERPPRPKAPPQDRPASSPPAHPKTTTEIPPGTSHTVSVGGKRRRSRRRRRGAETNGVSHLEVLTTRDPGPAILPPPGAVLTGNLAYAERPGSAPLSVAAASEARGVLDAWLPGPDEQTKPFDLEFRMQVRSASITITPVIAGTRTAVPIADALAAFHAVAGPTREIMRALARHTPRNTPATAELRAEDAAEVLSMLKDRRVLLEPASMELRFADDTLKPRIELDQANGRTCRVRVVFESKGGLRRFPLSSGAWFEGTPGWHVDTTEGIARPVAESVTPAWLQRLYRSPALISPMGELPRLLGEGIPRVAASLGAELPDLSQIADLVDAAPRFKLQLDGDIIEARAKLSVYYGEQLFPIPPAEFPSPLAFLPPREPGGRPRVVRRDVGAEMSSVQQLMNLGFGVDETREGLVTKGDTAVTFWTSGITSLPESWEKLIPHDLRAVKVRDASVTAQVRVASGVDWLSLDMSFNAGGVAVDEDELRNALEKGRRLVKLSDGTFAPVKAEEVREVLDRMAEIVAGTSGAKVPLSQAGRIQDLLRLVGNSSVSPQAKEILGKLEEIGEIEQIAKPRNLKVQQFRDYQKRGFSWLVFHHNLGTGGILADDMGLGKTLQTIAMLLWLKNKTKQQKPTLVVAPTSVVPNWAREIEKFAPSLSTLIWQGPDRHELREEIEDTDVMITSYALLRRDEELLNEIDFRYVILDEAQHIKNPLSATARAAKKLKSERRLALTGTPIENRLSEIWSIIDFVSPGLLGSLKVFEEKYARPVERGDQDTVAKLRAIIHPFVLRRTKGEVAPELPAKIEQEMIVPLADDQAKLYKQMLSQVRASVMSEVEKQGVGKAQIQILAALTRLRQAACDPRLTKMNAREGEWNDETSGKLSALREILQEAKAGGHRVLVFSQFVEMLQLIKSAADQDGIRYEYLDGSTKDRQDRVDHFNKDENVDAFLISLKAGGTGLNLTGADTVVHFDPWWNPAVEDQATDRAHRIGQTKVVTVYRLIAKGTVEEKILQLSDKKRELMSNVLTTESTPLKGLTKADIDELFSD